From Micromonospora echinospora, one genomic window encodes:
- a CDS encoding tyrosine-type recombinase/integrase: protein MPALSGELLPAARSPATTAEAGGGDALEALLREWLIGYQSANTRAAYRRDVAHWLAFLAASGVDPLTEARRVHTHAWLRAQEASGAATATRARRLAAVSAFYTWMIAEDHTDRANPAAIDPKRKPRVNPDRSTTAGLTRGQADALLAAADADTGPQALRTAAIVALLLYTGLRVGELVGADREQLGEARGHRVLRFTAKGDQPHLVVLPPPVTRRLDAYLADRVDLADDRLPTQTPGARPRRPLVATASGGRLDRGAVWRLLKRLAKTAGIAVTMSPHVLRHTCATLSRDAGARLEDIQDQLGHADVRTTRRYDHGGARLDRSPAYTLAGYLTG from the coding sequence GTGCCTGCCCTGTCCGGAGAGCTGCTGCCCGCCGCCCGGTCGCCCGCCACCACGGCGGAAGCCGGGGGCGGTGACGCACTGGAGGCGCTGCTGCGGGAGTGGCTGATCGGCTACCAGTCGGCGAACACCCGGGCGGCGTACCGGCGCGACGTCGCGCACTGGCTGGCCTTCCTGGCCGCCTCCGGGGTCGATCCGCTCACCGAGGCCCGCCGGGTGCACACCCACGCCTGGCTGCGCGCCCAGGAAGCCTCTGGTGCGGCCACGGCGACCCGGGCCCGCCGGCTCGCCGCCGTGTCCGCGTTCTACACGTGGATGATCGCCGAGGACCACACCGACCGGGCGAACCCGGCCGCGATCGACCCGAAACGCAAACCTCGGGTGAACCCGGACCGGTCGACGACGGCCGGACTGACCCGGGGCCAGGCCGACGCGCTGCTCGCGGCGGCCGACGCCGACACCGGCCCCCAGGCGCTGCGCACCGCGGCGATCGTCGCGCTGCTGCTCTACACCGGTTTGCGGGTCGGAGAGCTCGTCGGCGCCGACCGGGAGCAGCTCGGCGAGGCCCGTGGCCACCGGGTGCTGCGGTTCACCGCCAAGGGCGACCAGCCGCACCTGGTGGTGCTCCCGCCGCCGGTGACCCGCCGCCTGGACGCCTACCTCGCCGACCGCGTCGACCTGGCCGACGACCGCCTTCCGACCCAGACACCAGGTGCCCGGCCACGCCGACCGCTGGTGGCCACCGCCAGCGGCGGCCGGCTCGACCGGGGCGCGGTATGGCGGCTGCTCAAGCGGCTGGCGAAGACCGCCGGGATCGCAGTCACCATGAGCCCGCACGTGCTGCGGCACACCTGCGCGACCCTCTCCCGCGACGCCGGAGCCCGCCTGGAGGACATCCAGGACCAGCTCGGTCACGCCGATGTCCGCACCACCCGCCGCTACGACCACGGCGGTGCCCGCCTCGACCGGTCCCCGGCCTACACCCTCGCCGGCTACCTCACGGGTTGA